The region GCAGTTTGAGCTTTTTTATCCTTCAATTTCATTATTTCTTTATAAGCTCGATTTAAGTCTTTATCAGCTTTATCAGCAAGTCTGGATGCACAGACTACCATTGTCTGTGTTGGCAAAGTATTACACAATGATAGTTGAATTTTATTTTTTTCAACTAACTCTTCAACACACTTCCCAAGAGGAACATCAGGTGGAGAACAATCTTCAATGGTTTCGTATGCAAAAGCATTATTCAATAGGAATAAGCCTAATAGGCAG is a window of Spartinivicinus poritis DNA encoding:
- a CDS encoding lysozyme inhibitor LprI family protein, translated to MKNILICLLGLFLLNNAFAYETIEDCSPPDVPLGKCVEELVEKNKIQLSLCNTLPTQTMVVCASRLADKADKDLNRAYKEIMKLKDKKAQTALRKTQRLWIKFKEAECNAINVLGSDSEYYSESCRATITMRRINDLMIMLPNDDLYNELDNRYGEVSLHRSI